In Fluviispira sanaruensis, a genomic segment contains:
- the carB gene encoding carbamoyl-phosphate synthase large subunit, which produces MPKFNDIKKILIIGSGPIQIGQGCEFDYSGTQACLALRDEGYEVVLINSNPATIMTDKETADKVYIEPLTRDSICKIIEKEKPDALLPTMGGQIALNLFMDLHKKGDLKKYSIKTIGVQAATVDKAEDRREFKNLVTSLGFDVARGDLVSTKKDAAKLAEELSFPLIIRASFTLGGTGGGIAYNENEFVQLVDAAFSASEHAEISIEESIIGWKEYELEVMRDRVGNFVVICGIENVNPMGVHTGDSVTVAPCMTLTDKEYQKLRECSKIIFEKIGMETGGANIQFAINPLNGRMVVIEMNPRVSRSSALVSKATGYPIARISAKLAVGFTLDEIKNEITKVTSAAFEPTIDYVVVKVPRWDFEKYNEKDNTLGIQMKSVGEGLAFGRGFKDAFQKAWRTLEKNIDGWQGSKNKYSKTELEKLLQTPTPNLFSYIKDAFYLDFSVEKIHELTGVGKWFLYQLKDLILEEVKLRAVGKNLEKSQLHQAKKNGFSNGQIAKLTENTTEEIEKILVEYAIKPTFKMVDTCAGEFEAQTPYYFKTYEEQNDNRISQNKKVVILGSGPNRIGQGVEFDYSCVHAVKAAQELGYEAILINSNPETVSTDFYISDKLYMEPLVEEDVLDILQEENPYGVFIQFGGQSPLKLAKKIEQKGYRILGTSYSAIELAEDRKLFGNILNKLNIKAPAFGTATCIEDALIIASRIAYPVLVRPSFVLGGRGMAVVFNDKELLSYFKTAIDIDSTKPVLIDKYLENAIEFDVDLICDGKDIFIPAIMEHIEEAGIHSGDSSCVIPPYSLSQKDIEKINSISKDLAIELNTIGLMNIQYALFQNEIYVLEVNPRSSRSVPFVAKATSIPMAKFAAYICLGKKLNELNLISNNSHAEKFCFKVPVFPFQKFPNFTPILGPEMRSIGEVMASANSFAEMLYKGYLSAGLHISSKGIVLYLGEEKDLALYKEIFNRKNIENFEFISFAENKYGVNEIRENMKAQKIAMIIAPLNRKICENTQVHSEIAKCAIQHKVSVLSTLRSVEAFAEATFFLAKRS; this is translated from the coding sequence ATGCCTAAATTTAACGATATTAAAAAAATTCTTATTATTGGCTCAGGTCCTATTCAAATAGGGCAAGGTTGTGAATTCGATTATTCTGGCACACAAGCTTGTCTTGCCCTCAGGGATGAAGGTTATGAAGTGGTTCTTATTAATTCGAACCCTGCGACAATTATGACTGATAAAGAAACAGCAGACAAAGTTTATATAGAGCCGCTGACGCGGGATTCTATCTGCAAAATAATAGAAAAAGAAAAACCCGATGCTCTTTTACCTACAATGGGTGGACAAATTGCACTCAATTTATTTATGGATTTGCATAAAAAAGGTGACCTTAAAAAATACAGTATAAAAACAATTGGTGTGCAAGCTGCAACTGTAGACAAAGCAGAAGACCGGAGAGAATTTAAAAATTTAGTGACCTCTCTTGGTTTTGATGTTGCGCGTGGAGATCTCGTTTCAACAAAGAAAGATGCCGCGAAACTTGCTGAAGAACTTTCTTTTCCACTTATTATTCGCGCCTCATTTACATTAGGGGGAACAGGAGGCGGAATTGCTTATAACGAAAACGAATTTGTGCAACTCGTCGATGCGGCTTTTTCAGCCAGTGAGCATGCTGAAATTTCTATTGAAGAATCGATCATAGGTTGGAAAGAATATGAACTCGAAGTTATGCGTGACAGAGTAGGTAACTTTGTCGTTATTTGTGGAATTGAAAATGTAAATCCGATGGGTGTGCACACCGGCGATTCCGTGACTGTTGCACCCTGTATGACATTAACGGATAAAGAGTATCAGAAGCTCCGTGAATGTTCTAAAATTATTTTTGAAAAAATAGGCATGGAAACGGGTGGAGCTAATATTCAGTTTGCAATCAATCCACTCAATGGAAGAATGGTTGTGATCGAGATGAACCCGAGAGTTTCGCGAAGCTCCGCCTTGGTTTCAAAAGCGACAGGCTATCCCATTGCAAGAATATCAGCAAAGCTTGCAGTCGGATTCACTTTAGATGAAATTAAAAATGAAATTACTAAAGTCACATCGGCAGCATTTGAACCCACAATCGACTATGTGGTCGTTAAAGTACCTCGATGGGATTTTGAAAAGTACAATGAAAAAGACAATACCCTAGGTATTCAAATGAAATCTGTGGGAGAAGGTTTGGCTTTTGGCAGAGGATTCAAAGATGCTTTTCAAAAAGCGTGGAGAACCCTTGAAAAAAATATCGACGGTTGGCAGGGTTCAAAAAATAAATATTCAAAAACGGAACTTGAAAAATTATTACAAACACCGACTCCAAACTTATTTTCATATATAAAAGATGCTTTTTATTTAGACTTCTCTGTTGAAAAAATTCATGAATTAACTGGGGTTGGTAAGTGGTTTTTATATCAATTAAAAGATCTTATTCTGGAAGAAGTTAAATTAAGAGCTGTTGGAAAAAATTTAGAAAAATCTCAATTACATCAAGCAAAAAAGAATGGGTTTAGCAATGGGCAGATTGCTAAATTAACAGAAAATACGACAGAAGAAATAGAAAAAATATTAGTAGAATATGCAATCAAACCGACATTTAAAATGGTTGACACCTGTGCAGGAGAATTTGAAGCACAAACTCCTTATTATTTTAAAACTTATGAAGAGCAAAATGACAATCGGATCTCGCAAAATAAAAAGGTCGTCATTCTGGGGAGTGGACCAAATAGAATCGGTCAAGGGGTTGAGTTCGATTATTCCTGTGTGCATGCCGTAAAAGCTGCGCAGGAATTAGGCTATGAAGCTATTTTAATCAATTCAAATCCCGAAACTGTGAGTACAGATTTTTATATATCAGATAAACTTTATATGGAACCACTTGTTGAAGAAGATGTTCTCGATATTCTCCAAGAAGAAAATCCTTATGGAGTTTTTATTCAATTTGGTGGGCAAAGTCCGTTAAAATTAGCAAAAAAAATTGAGCAAAAAGGCTATAGAATATTAGGCACATCTTATTCTGCCATAGAACTTGCAGAAGATCGTAAACTGTTTGGCAATATATTAAATAAATTAAATATAAAAGCGCCTGCCTTTGGTACAGCAACTTGTATTGAAGATGCCTTAATAATTGCAAGTAGAATTGCATATCCCGTTTTAGTGCGCCCTTCCTTTGTTTTAGGCGGCAGGGGAATGGCAGTTGTTTTTAATGATAAAGAATTATTAAGTTACTTTAAAACAGCAATTGACATTGACTCTACTAAGCCAGTTTTAATTGATAAATATTTAGAAAATGCAATTGAGTTTGATGTGGATTTAATCTGCGATGGAAAGGATATTTTTATTCCCGCAATTATGGAGCATATTGAAGAAGCTGGGATTCATTCCGGTGACAGTTCCTGTGTCATTCCACCCTACAGTTTAAGTCAGAAAGATATTGAAAAAATTAATTCAATATCTAAAGATCTAGCCATAGAATTAAATACGATTGGTTTGATGAACATTCAGTACGCTTTATTTCAGAATGAAATTTATGTACTTGAAGTGAATCCACGCAGCTCGCGTTCTGTGCCCTTTGTGGCAAAAGCAACTTCTATTCCCATGGCAAAATTTGCCGCTTATATTTGTTTAGGAAAGAAATTAAACGAGTTAAATTTAATTTCTAATAATTCTCATGCAGAGAAATTTTGTTTTAAGGTTCCCGTATTTCCCTTTCAAAAATTCCCGAATTTTACTCCTATACTGGGCCCAGAAATGCGCTCCATCGGTGAAGTGATGGCCAGCGCCAACAGTTTTGCTGAAATGTTATATAAAGGTTATTTATCTGCAGGTTTACATATTTCTAGCAAAGGGATTGTTCTTTACTTAGGTGAGGAGAAAGATCTTGCACTTTATAAAGAAATTTTTAATCGAAAAAATATTGAGAACTTTGAGTTTATTTCCTTTGCAGAAAATAAATACGGAGTAAATGAAATTAGAGAAAATATGAAAGCACAAAAAATAGCAATGATCATCGCTCCTTTAAATAGGAAAATATGTGAGAACACACAGGTGCACTCTGAAATTGCTAAATGCGCAATTCAGCATAAAGTGTCTGTCCTTTCTACTCTGCGCTCAGTTGAAGCATTTGCAGAAGCCACATTTTTTCTAGCTAAAAGGAGTTAA